Proteins from a single region of Punica granatum isolate Tunisia-2019 chromosome 8, ASM765513v2, whole genome shotgun sequence:
- the LOC116188303 gene encoding vacuolar protein sorting-associated protein 2 homolog 1, producing MSFIFGKRKTPAELLRENKRMLDKSIREIERERQGLQAQEKKLIAEIKKSAKQGQMGAVRVMAKDLIRTRHQIEKFYKLKSQLQGVSLRIQTLKSTQAMGEAMKGVTKAMGQMNRQMNLPSLQKIMQEFERQNERMEMVTEVMGDAIDDALEGDEEEEETEDLVNQVLDEIGIDVNQELVNAPSGAVATPAAKGKVAQAETMSNDDGGIDSELQARLDNLRKM from the exons ATGAGTTTCATATTCGGCAAGCGGAAGACACCCGCAG AGCTCCTTCGGGAGAATAAGAGGATGCTGGACAAGTCCATAAGGGAAATTGAGCGGGAGAGGCAAGGTCTCCAAGCTCAAGAGAAGAAGCTCATTGCAGAGATTAAGAAAAGTGCCAAGCAAGGGCAGATG GGTGCTGTAAGAGTGATGGCAAAAGATCTTATTCGAACACGCCATCAGATTGAAAAGTTTTACAAGCTCAAATCTCAGCTTCAGGGCGTGTCTCTTAGAATTCAG ACCCTGAAATCTACCCAAGCCATGGGGGAGGCAATGAAGGGGGTCACAAAGGCCATGGGTCAAATGAACCGGCAGATGAACTTACCATCACTTCAGAAGATCATGCAAGAATTCGAGAGGCAGAATGAGAGGATGGAAATGGTGACTGAGGTGATGGGAGATGCCATTGACGATGCTCTTGAGGGAgatgaggaagaggaggaaacTGAAGATTTAGTGAACCAGGTCCTTGATGAGATTGGAATTGACGTAAACCAAGAG CTTGTGAATGCGCCCTCTGGGGCCGTCGCCACTCCCGCTGCGAAAGGTAAAGTGGCCCAAGCAGAAACCATGAGCAATGATGACGGCGGAATAGATAGCGAGTTGCAGGCGAGGTTAGACAACTTGCGGAAGATGTAG
- the LOC116188118 gene encoding pre-mRNA cleavage factor Im 25 kDa subunit 1 yields MGDEARVDGENGDVGGRSDRGSVLDIYPLSGYYFGSKEAISFRDETIADRVLRMKSNYAAHGMRTCVEAVVVVELFKHPHVLLLQVRNSTFKLPGGRLRPGESEIEGLGRKLSRKLSVSDSGDEKEWEIGECLGMWWRPDFETLLYPYLPPNVKKPKECTKLFLVKLPVSRKFIVPGNLKLLAVPLCQIHDNSKTYGPIISGIPQLLSKYSFNIVDVE; encoded by the exons ATGGGAGACGAAGCTCGGGTGGATGGAGAGAACGGGGACGTTGGCGGGAGGAGTGATCGCGGCTCGGTGCTGGACATTTACCCGCTCAGCGGCTACTACTTCGGGTCCAAGGAGGCAATCTCTTTCAGAGACGAGACAATAGCGGATCGTGTCCTTCGGATGAAATCCAA CTATGCAGCTCATGGCATGAGGACCTGTGTGGAGGCGGTTGTTGTG GTCGAGTTGTTCAAACACCCCCATGTCTTGCTGTTGCAAGTAAGGAACTCCACCTTTAAGCTGCCTGGCGGTCGCCTAAGGCCAGGAGAATCGG AGATTGAAGGGCTAGGACGCAAGCTGTCCAGAAAGCTTTCTGTTAGTGACAGCGGTGATGAGAAGGAATGGGAG ATTGGAGAATGCCTGGGGATGTGGTGGAGGCCCGACTTTGAGACGTTATTATACCCTTACTTGCCCCCAAATGTCAAGAAGCCAAAG GAGTGCACAAAGCTGTTTCTTGTGAAGTTGCCTGTGAGTCGGAAGTTCATCGTGCCCGGAAACCTGAAATTGCTTGCAGTTCCATTGTGCCAGATCCATGATAATTCCAAG ACTTACGGGCCGATAATATCGGGAATTCCACAGCTGCTATCAAAGTACTCTTTCAATATTGTTGACGTGGAGTAA
- the LOC116188276 gene encoding 60S ribosomal protein L18a-like protein isoform X2 → MDETEGLKNGREMGRTASEKLLRPSARNLVFKGQATDATDSEKMKYMLIKDPEDYQLGGIYDKPLPCFGCGVGWFSFLLGFLCPFMWYYATVLYFGNYYRKDPRERAGLAASAIAAMVYSILLLVIIAVFMLRS, encoded by the exons ATGGATGAGACAGAGGGCCTGAAAAATGGGCGCGAGAtgggaagaactgcttccgaGAAGCTCTTACGGCCATCAGCTCGGAATTTGGTATTCAAAG GGCAAGCAACAGATGCAACCGACAGCGAGAAGATGAAGTACATGCTCATCAAAGACCCCGAAGACTACCAACTCGGGGGCATCTATGATAAGCCCCTCCCTTGTTTTGGGTGTGGAGTCGGGTGGTTCTC GTTTCTTCTTGGCTTCCTATGCCCGTTTATGTGGTACTATGCCACAGTCCTCTATTTCGGGAACTACTACCGCAAGGATCCTCGCGAAAGAGCAGGCCTCGCTGCATCTGCTATTGCT GCAATGGTCTACTCCATCCTCCTGCTGGTCATAATAGCAGTATTCATGCTCCGAAGCTAA
- the LOC116188304 gene encoding RING-H2 finger protein ATL39-like, with the protein MIDSPVSPYGLPAPLPPPPPSPSLPHKSNLPMLYYGLVVVGTAAVVLAVYNLIIIKWCTHRSSASAQAGPRFVELTGGSQSFEHPGRNLLSSFKYKKEAAQENGELECAVCLSVVEDGEEIRRLPRCKHTFHVSCIDMWLYSHSDCPLCRAPAVPPLSRGLREPANSPENSREGLLPRSIAMTF; encoded by the coding sequence ATGATAGACAGTCCCGTGAGCCCCTACGGCTTGCCTGCGCCCCTCCCGCCGCCACCGCCATCGCCTTCATTGCCTCACAAGTCCAACCTCCCCATGCTCTATTACGGCCTCGTTGTGGTGGGGACTGCTGCAGTGGTTCTGGCAGTGTACAACCTCATCATAATCAAGTGGTGCACCCATCGCTCGTCTGCCTCAGCCCAGGCCGGCCCACGGTTCGTGGAGCTCACGGGCGGTTCCCAGAGCTTTGAGCACCCCGGTCGGAACCTCCTCTCGAGCTTCAAGTACAAGAAGGAGGCGGCACAGGAGAACGGCGAGCTAGAGTGTGCGGTGTGCCTGTCGGTGGTGGAGGATGGGGAAGAGATCCGGCGTTTGCCACGGTGCAAGCACACATTCCATGTCTCATGTATAGATATGTGGCTTTACTCTCACTCGGACTGCCCGCTCTGCCGTGCTCCGGCAGTCCCTCCACTGTCCCGCGGGTTGCGGGAACCTGCAAACTCGCCGGAGAACTCCCGGGAAGGGTTGTTGCCACGCTCCATCGCCATGACATTTTGA
- the LOC116188653 gene encoding mechanosensitive ion channel protein 10-like, translating to MERKETNEVVVVISGSERERNSSPSAQVGTSLRTNVELTELNTRSSGSSPQESSKSSQCPTPGKPPRAPGDTLTRRTLSRSSFSNPKSRFEEPTYTTNVEEPTQRKNASGSPFRTSPMASPQNTNVKAGSPKENLKSAPVTPRTPLIPLGVDGEDDEDEGDEVYQTANLKVQEMSGKKFKKVVFLEWAAFACIMGVLIASFTVHRMHHAEIRGLRLWRWCVLVLVIFCGRLVTGWFINVLVFLIERNFLLKKKVLYFVFGLKKSVQAFLWLALILLAWGLLISRGAERPKNTTRILNYITRGLAACLIGAAIWLVKTLLIKLLASSFQCTRFFDRIQESIFHQYIVRTLSGLPLVEMTKKVGRLKSDNSGRLSFRKVKKDSAREDVIDVDKLHKMKQGKVSAWTMKGLVDVIGGSGLSTLSGTLNVDDEDDDERKKNKEITSEWEAKAAAYRIFMNVAKPGTKYIDEEDLSRFMKKEDVDNVIPLFEGAAEKRKIKRSALKNWLIKVYLERKSLAHSLNDAKTAIEELNRLVSGILVIVVIIVWLLMMGFLNTKVLVFLSSQLLVAVFVFGNTAKTVFEAIIFVFVMHPYDVGDRCVIDGVQMVVEEVNILNTVFLKYDNEKIFYPNSVLSTKPISNFYRSPEMGDAVEFAIDFSTSVESIAAFKGKIKSYIDGKPQHWRPGHSVVVKEIENVNKLKLALYVTHTINFQNYGDKINRRSDLVLELKRIFEDLNIKYHLLPQEVVGNIGPLAASTR from the exons ATGGAGAGGAAAGAGACGAATGAGGTGGTGGTTGTGATCTCAGGCAGTGAACGTGAGAGGAACTCGTCGCCGAGTGCTCAGGTAGGTACATCGTTAAGAACCAATGTTGAGCTGACAGAACTGAATACTCGCTCGAGTGGCTCTTCTCCGCAAGAGTCGAGCAAATCGAGCCAGTGCCCGACTCCGGGTAAGCCCCCGAGGGCCCCGGGCGACACGCTGACCAGGAGGACTCTCTCGAGGTCCTCGTTCTCGAATCCGAAATCGAGGTTCGAGGAGCCCACGTACACTACTAATGTGGAGGAGCCGACCCAGCGGAAGAATGCGAGTGGTTCGCCCTTTAGGACCTCACCGATGGCATCTCCTCAGAACACGAATGTGAAAGCGGGCTCTCCTAAAGAGAATCTGAAGTCGGCCCCGGTCACGCCCCGGACACCTTTGATCCCACTCGGCGTTGACGGGGAGGACGATGAGGACGAGGGTGATGAGGTTTACCAGACAGCAAACCTCAAAGTTCAGGAAATGTCTGGTAAGAAGTTCAAGAAGGTTGTCTTTTTGGAGTGGGCCGCTTTCGCGTGCATAATGGGTGTTTTGATTGCTAGCTTCACGGTCCACAGAATGCATCACGCGGAGATTAGGGGCTTGAGACTGTGGAGATGGTGTGTTCTTGTTTTAGTAATATTCTGTGGGAGATTGGTCACTGGATGGTTTATTAATGTGCTTGTGTTTCTGATTGAGAGAAACTTTTTGCTCAAGAAGAAGGTTCTGTACTTTGTTTTCGGGCTAAAGAAGAGTGTCCAAGCTTTTCTATGGCTCGCTCTGATCCTCTTAGCGTGGGGCCTTCTAATAAGTCGGGGCGCTGAGCGGCCGAAGAACACGACCAGGATACTAAACTATATCACTAGAGGTCTCGCTGCCTGTCTAATCGGGGCAGCTATCTGGTTAGTTAAGACTCTCTTGATAAAGCTGCTGGCCTCGTCTTTCCAGTGCACGAGATTCTTTGATCGGATACAGGAGTCGATCTTTCATCAGTACATCGTGAGGACACTCTCAGGCCTGCCGCTAGTGGAGATGACTAAAAAGGTTGGGAGGTTGAAGTCTGATAATAGTGGGAGGCTGAGCTTTaggaaggtgaagaaggatAGTGCCCGAGAGGATGTGATTGATGTGGACAAGTTGCACAAGATGAAGCAGGGCAAGGTCTCTGCCTGGACCATGAAGGGTTTGGTCGATGTGATTGGCGGGTCCGGGCTTTCTACACTCTCTGGGACGCTCAATGTGGATGATGAGGATGACGatgagaggaagaagaataagGAGATCACGAGTGAATGGGAGGCCAAGGCCGCAGCATATCGGATCTTCATGAACGTGGCCAAGCCTGGTACCAA ATATATTGATGAAGAGGACCTCTCACGATTTATGAAGAAGGAGGATGTCGATAATGTAATTCCTTTGTTTGAAGGAGCAGCTGAAAAGAGAAAGATCAAGAGATCAGCTTTGAAGAACTGGTTG ATCAAGGTATACTTAGAGCGCAAATCCCTGGCCCATTCCTTGAACGATGCCAAGACTGCAATAGAGGAGCTGAACAGGCTGGTTTCAGGAATCCTAGTAATCGTGGTCATTATAGTGTGGTTGCTAATGATGGGATTCTTGAACACTAAAGTGCTTGTGTTCCTCTCATCTCAACTCCTGGTTGCGGTGTTTGTGTTTGGCAACACTGCGAAGACTGTATTCGAAGCAATCATATTCGTGTTCGTGATGCACCCATATGATGTGGGGGATCGTTGCGTGATCGATGGAGTTCAG ATGGTTGTTGAAGAAGTGAACATTCTGAATACTGTCTTCCTGAAATACGACAATGAGAAGATATTTTACCCGAATTCGGTCCTCTCGACAAAGCCCATCAGCAACTTTTACAGGAGCCCTGAGATGGGTGATGCTGTGGAGTTTGCTATAGACTTCTCCACTTCCGTCGAGAGTATTGCGGCTTTCAAGGGCAAAATAAAATC GTACATAGACGGCAAACCCCAACACTGGCGTCCCGGGCACAGTGTGGTGGTTAAGGAGATTGAGAATGTGAACAAGTTGAAATTGGCCCTCTACGTTACTCACACGATAAACTTCCAGAACTACGGTGACAAGATCAATCGGAGATCTGACCTCGTTTTGGAGCTGAAGAGAATCTTTGAGGATCTCAACATTAAGTATCATCTCCTGCCTCAAGAGGTTGTCGGTAATATCGGGCCATTAGCTGCCTCCACCCGGTGA
- the LOC116187865 gene encoding mechanosensitive ion channel protein 10-like: MEVTNRSGAEGKEINEVVVVISGGERQCNSSPSAQTGPSSRATAGLTRLNTRLSGCSPQESVKSSPCPTPGKPPRSPGPAGTLTRRTILRSSFSKPKSRFEEPKYTTNVEEKTRLKNWSASPIRSSPQNMNVRVGSPKDNIKSVPVTPRTPSILLGSDGEDEEDDEDDEVYKTANLKVQEMCSNKKYNKAVLLEWAAFVCIMGVLIVSLTVHRMRYTEIWGLRLWRWCVLVLVIFCGRLVSEWFINVLVFLIEINFLLKKKVLYFVFGLKKSVQAFLWIALVLLAWGLLISRSTKRSKNTMRIVNHITRGLAAGLIGAAIWLVKTLLIKLLASSFQCKRFFDRIQESIFHQYIVRTLSGLPLMEMAERVGKSDSSGRLSFRKVKKDSAREDVIDVDKLHTMKLGKVSAWTMKGLIDVIGGSGLSTLSETLDDEDDDEGKKNKEITNEWEAKAAAYRIFMNVAKPGSKYIKEEDLLRFMEKKDVDNVIPLFEGAAEKRKIKRSALKNWLIKVYRERKSLAHSLNDAKTAIEELNKLVSGILVIVIIIVWLLMMGFLTTEVLVFILSQLLLAVFVFGNTAKTVFEAIIFVFMMHPFDVGDRCVINGVQMVVEEVNLLTTVFLKYDNEKIFYPNSVLATKPISNFYRSPEMTDSVEFAIDFSTSVESIAALKGKIKSYIDGKPKHWHPGHSVMVEEIEDVNKLKLRLSVTHTINFQNYGDKSSRRSDLILELKRIFEGLNIKYHLLPQEAVVSNAGPLAASAR; encoded by the exons ATGGAGGTGACGAACAGAAGCGGTGCGGAGGGGAAAGAGATTAATGAAGTGGTTGTCGTGATCTCAGGGGGGGAACGTCAGTGCAACTCCTCCCCAAGTGCTCAGACAGGTCCTTCCTCGAGGGCGACTGCCGGGCTGACAAGGCTCAATACTCGCTTGAGTGGCTGTTCTCCTCAAGAGTCTGTCAAATCCAGCCCGTGCCCGACTCCGGGTAAGCCCCCAAGGTCCCCGGGCCCAGCCGGCACGCTGACCAGGAGGACTATTTTGAGGTCCTCGTTCTCGAAGCCAAAATCGAGGTTCGAGGAGCCCAAGTACACAACTAATGTGGAGGAGAAGACCCGGCTGAAGAATTGGAGTGCTTCACCCATTAGGAGCTCGCCGCAGAACATGAATGTGAGAGTGGGCTCCCCGAAAGATAATATAAAGTCCGTCCCGGTGACGCCCCGGACACCTTCGATCCTGCTGGGCAGTGATGGGGAGGACGAGGAGGACGATGAGGACGATGAGGTTTACAAGACAGCAAACCTCAAAGTTCAGGAAATGTGTAGTAATAAGAAGTACAATAAGGCTGTCTTGTTGGAGTGGGCGGCATTTGTGTGCATAATGGGTGTTTTGATTGTGAGCTTAACGGTGCACCGAATGCGTTACACGGAGATTTGGGGCTTGAGACTGTGGAGATGGTGTGTTCTCGTTTTAGTAATATTCTGTGGGAGATTGGTCAGTGAGTGGTTTATTAATGTGCTTGTGTTTCTGATTGAGATTAACTTTTTGCTCAAGAAGAAGGTTCTGTACTTTGTTTTCGGGCTAAAAAAGAGCGTCCAAGCATTTCTATGGATCGCTCTGGTCCTCTTAGCATGGGGCCTTCTGATAAGTCGGAGCACCAAGCGGTCGAAGAACACAATGAGGATCGTAAACCATATCACTAGAGGTTTGGCTGCCGGTCTCATCGGGGCAGCTATATGGTTAGTTAAGACTCTCCTGATAAAGCTGCTGGCCTCTTCTTTCCAGTGCAAGAGATTCTTCGATCGGATTCAGGAATCGATCTTTCATCAGTATATTGTAAGGACGCTCTCTGGCCTGCCGCTTATGGAGATGGCTGAAAGGGTTGGGAAGTCTGATAGTAGTGGGAGGCTGAGCTTTaggaaggtgaagaaggatAGCGCCCGAGAGGATGTGATTGATGTGGACAAGCTGCACACAATGAAGCTGGGCAAGGTCTCTGCTTGGACCATGAAGGGTTTGATCGATGTGATCGGTGGGTCTGGGCTTTCTACACTTTCTGAGACGCtggatgatgaggatgatgatgagggGAAGAAGAATAAGGAGATCACGAATGAATGGGAGGCGAAGGCTGCAGCATATCGAATCTTCATGAACGTTGCCAAGCCTGGTAGCAA ATATATCAAGGAAGAGGACCTCTTGCGATTTATGGAGAAGAAGGATGTCGATAACGTGATCCCGTTGTTTGAAGGAGCAGCTGAAAAGAGAAAGATCAAGAGATCAGCTTTGAAAAACTGGTTG ATCAAGGTATACCGAGAACGCAAATCCCTTGCCCATTCCTTGAACGATGCCAAGACCGCGATAGAGGAGCTGAACAAGCTGGTTTCTGGAATTTTAGTAATCGTGATCATTATCGTGTGGTTGCTCATGATGGGATTCCTGACCACTGAAGTACTTGTTTTCATCTTATCTCAACTCCTGCTTGCGGTGTTTGTGTTTGGCAACACTGCAAAGACTGTCTTCGAAGCAATCATATTCGTGTTCATGATGCACCCATTTGATGTGGGTGATCGTTGCGTGATCAATGGAGTTCAG ATGGTGGTTGAAGAGGTGAACCTTCTGACGACTGTCTTCCTGAAATACGATAACGAGAAGATATTCTATCCGAACTCGGTCCTAGCGACAAAGCCCATCAGCAACTTTTACAGGAGCCCAGAGATGACCGACTCTGTGGAGTTTGCTATAGATTTCTCCACTTCCGTCGAGAGTATTGCCGCTCTCAAGGGTAAAATAAAATC GTACATAGACGGTAAGCCCAAACACTGGCATCCCGGGCACAGTGTGATGGTTGAGGAGATCGAAGATGTGAACAAGTTGAAATTGCGCCTTTCCGTGACTCACACGATAAACTTCCAGAACTACGGTGACAAGAGCAGTAGGAGATCTGACCTCATCTTGGAGCTGAAGAGAATCTTCGAGGGGCTTAACATTAAGTATCATCTCCTGCCTCAAGAGGCTGTTGTCAGTAACGCCGGGCCATTAGCTGCCTCCGCCCGGTGA
- the LOC116187868 gene encoding uncharacterized protein LOC116187868, whose amino-acid sequence MASTSAVSMAMPLTTASSAQRKPAECFFKPLPARLSKKSPFVGASKSGGKFEVRASLKEKAITGLTAAALTASMVIPEVAEAAGSGVSPSLKNFLLSIVAGGVVLGVIVGAVIGVANFDPVKRT is encoded by the coding sequence ATGGCTTCAACTTCTGCTGTCTCGATGGCAATGCCATTGACCACCGCCTCCTCGGCGCAGAGGAAGCCGGCCGAGTGCTTCTTCAAGCCGCTACCCGCGAGGCTGTCGAAGAAGAGCCCTTTCGTCGGAGCATCGAAATCGGGCGGGAAGTTTGAAGTCAGGGCCTCCCTCAAGGAGAAGGCCATCACAGGGCTCACGGCTGCTGCCCTCACGGCCTCGATGGTGATTCCGGAGGTGGCTGAGGCTGCAGGATCCGGTGTATCCCCCTCTCTCAAGAACTTCCTCCTCAGTATCGTCGCAGGCGGTGTTGTGCTCGGAGTGATTGTCGGGGCTGTGATCGGAGTCGCCAACTTCGACCCCGTCAAGCGGACTTAA
- the LOC116188276 gene encoding uncharacterized protein LOC116188276 isoform X1 has product MIEKNHFNFNLVWFCLTCKTLIPLPIPKNHPFSWLFLILSIPQSSEGEPDQSQVHRQGCSRLRFIFLLCLSHDCCYFLRVTACLHKDTTMDETEGLKNGREMGRTASEKLLRPSARNLVFKGQATDATDSEKMKYMLIKDPEDYQLGGIYDKPLPCFGCGVGWFSFLLGFLCPFMWYYATVLYFGNYYRKDPRERAGLAASAIAAMVYSILLLVIIAVFMLRS; this is encoded by the exons ATGATTGAGAAGaaccattttaattttaatttggttTGGTTTTGCTTGACATGTAAAACACTCATTCCCCTTCCAATCCCAAAAAACCATCCCTTTTCTTGGCTCTTTCTTATTCTTTCCATCCCCCAATCATCAGAAGGGGAACCAGACCAATCCCAGGTTCATCGCCAGGGCTGTTCTCGCCTTCGATTCATTTTTCTGCTTTGCTTGTCCCATGATTGTTGTTACTTTCTGCGAGTTACTGCATGTTTGCATAAAG ACACAACAATGGATGAGACAGAGGGCCTGAAAAATGGGCGCGAGAtgggaagaactgcttccgaGAAGCTCTTACGGCCATCAGCTCGGAATTTGGTATTCAAAG GGCAAGCAACAGATGCAACCGACAGCGAGAAGATGAAGTACATGCTCATCAAAGACCCCGAAGACTACCAACTCGGGGGCATCTATGATAAGCCCCTCCCTTGTTTTGGGTGTGGAGTCGGGTGGTTCTC GTTTCTTCTTGGCTTCCTATGCCCGTTTATGTGGTACTATGCCACAGTCCTCTATTTCGGGAACTACTACCGCAAGGATCCTCGCGAAAGAGCAGGCCTCGCTGCATCTGCTATTGCT GCAATGGTCTACTCCATCCTCCTGCTGGTCATAATAGCAGTATTCATGCTCCGAAGCTAA
- the LOC116188275 gene encoding uncharacterized membrane protein C776.05: MLIFLYIIFCVHDEEEEETRGLLLPLYRADTSLHPSLSLSLSLSLIIQYSEEERPGNPSLLACFFSALPDNPEAAMDNGRDPTEEASDDSSQTVKQGIQDRSKRVAKTKEIISKQANQTKQILSKQAVKIAKQAEEHERFINKITHFFGVLGSGGFCFLLGARPQDIPYVYCFFYVTFVPLRWIYYRFKKWHYYLLDFCYYANTIFLVDLLLYPKNEKLFMICFSFAEGPLAWALIIWRCSLVFSSVDKIISVLIHLLPGLVFFTIRWWNPTTFAAMHPEGTAKRVSWPYVEDKSYLWTWLFLVPLFVYTLWQILYFLIVNVLRRQRLLRDPEVMTSYRELSKKAQKANNIWWRLSGILGDQNRMLMFIVLQAIFSVATMALTVPIFLSYRLSVVFQILKVSATVWNGASFLLDVMPRQVILKEKLKSERGTAAAQPQQDQPTESDSPTKVENSSEGDES; encoded by the exons ATGTTAATTTTTCtgtatataattttttgtgtacatgacgaagaagaagaagaaactagAGGCCTGCTATTGCCATTGTATAGAGCTGATACTTCCCTCCacccctctctttctctgtctctctccctttctctcATCATACAATACTCGGAAGAAGAGCGACCCGGGAATCCATCACTTCTTGCTTGCTTCTTCTCTGCTCTCCCCGATAACCCAGAGGCGGCGATGGACAACGGCAGAGACCCAACGGAGGAGGCGAGCGATGATTCATCCCAGACAGTGAAGCAGGGCATACAGGATCGATCCAAG AGGGTTGCCAAAACCAAGGAGATTATATCGAAGCAGGCCAATCAGACCAAGCAGATCCTCTCCAAGCAGGCCGTTAAGATCGCCAAGCAGGCTGAAGAGCACGAGAGATTCATTAACAAG ATAACTCATTTTTTTGGTGTTCTCGGGTCTGGGGGGTTCTGCTTCCTCTTGGGAGCCA GACCGCAAGACATTCCTTACGTATATTGTTTTTTCTACGTCACTTTTGTCCCCCTTCGATGGATATACTACCGGTTCAAGAAGTGGCATTACTATCTCCTG GATTTCTGCTACTATGCCAACACCATCTTCTTGGTTGATCTTCTTCTATACCCGAAAAATGAAAAGCTTTTCATGATCTGCTTCTCTTTTGCAGAG GGGCCTTTGGCTTGGGCATTAATCATTTGGCGTTGTAGCTTGGTATTCAGCTCTGTAGATAAAATCATCAGTGTCCTTATTCATCTTTTACCTG GGTTGGTGTTTTTCACGATAAGATGGTGGAATCCTACCACCTTTGCTGCAATGCACCCAGAGGGAACGGCCAAGAGAGTTTCTTGGCCTTATGTAGAGGACAAGTCGTATCTCTGGACTTGGCTGTTTTTGGTTCCCTTATTCGTTTACACACTCTGGCAGATCCTCTATTTTCTCATAGTCAATGTCCTGCGTCGACAGAGGCTGTTGAGAGATCCTGAAGTAATGACTTCTTACAG GGAACTCTCCAAGAAAGCGCAAAAAGCCAATAACATATGGTGGCGACTGAGCGGCATACTTGGGGACCAAAATCGAATGCTCATGTTCATCGTCCTCCAGGCGATATTCTCTGTGGCTACCATGGCGCTCACAGTCCCAATCTTCTTGTCGTACAGACTATCGGTCGTTTTTCAGATACTCAAAGTGTCTGCAACTGTGTGGAATGGTGCAAGCTTCCTCCTAGATGTGATGCCGAGGCAGGTCATCCTCAAAGAGAAGCTCAAGTCTGAAAGGGGCACAGCAGCAGCCCAGCCCCAGCAGGACCAGCCCACAGAGAGCGATAGCCCGACCAAGGTAGAGAATTCGTCTGAGGGGGATGAGTCATAG